Within the Papaver somniferum cultivar HN1 unplaced genomic scaffold, ASM357369v1 unplaced-scaffold_132, whole genome shotgun sequence genome, the region ACATTACTCCTCTACTTATCAACTGTCCGatcttcctgacactttctcataatggatgTGTTGTACACCACATGCTGTAGAATGCCATACCAATACTCTGATGAGCATCCCTTATTTGTGAcattgttgatgtctcgagtgttttggtaGAAAATAGTACTTAGTTGTAAGTGTGACATGCACAATTAAGCTAACCGGTATGACTAGGGCTTACATGTATGATTAGGGTTTACCTGCATGAACAAGGCTTACCTGCATGACTTTATCTCACCTGACTGATGAAGTTGACCTTTTATGAGTGTTTTGGTATAAAATAGTACTTAGTTGTAAGTGTGACTTGCACAATTAAGCTAACATGTATGACTAGGGTTTACATGTATGGTTAGGGTTTACCTGCATGAACAAGGCTTACCTGCATGACTTTATCTCACCTGAATGATGAAGTTGACCGGTTATGAGAGTACGTCGTGTCACAATTTGAATGAAACAATAATGTGGAGCGTGGTAGTTGTGGAGTAAGTCCAACACCATGACATGTGTAAAGTGGTCATGGGGAGTGAAGGAGAGAGTGTATGGTCATCTCAGCAATTAAACATGTGTTGTTGGTCGTGTATGTGAGACCTACATGTAAGGAAATATTTCGGCCAATCACACACAAGCTAGGCTACAGGTGGGTCATGAGTGGCAAGTCAAGTTTCATGGAAATATGACTTTCCGTGTGAAGAGGCCCAAAACTATACATGGTAATCTTGAGTAAGTATAATTGAATAAGTCGTGTGGAATGAACTGCTGAAGTCAATCACATGATGAATTTTATACTCATACAGAAATTTTGTGCATAATGGACGGCCGAGATGGGTCGTAGATCCTTTATGAGGATCGCGGCCATTGAAAGGCTCAGCATAGCCTTAATTTTAAATGTTGTAATAGTTTTTGCAACGGATATAAGCGTGACAGTTGATATAAGCCAATTGCAACACTAATTGCAACGTATAAGTGTTATATTGATGGAGCGCTACAATATTATTTGCAACGTTTACGAGTGttacaaattcaaattcaaaggtTTGGCACGTGCGACTTATATGGACAGTCGCATGTGCGATTCACACGAACTTGGGAAGTTCGAGCGGCCTACTTTGGCCAGCCATTGAGAGCTCTTCAAGTCGACTCCGAGCATTCTGATTGGTCAGAATGGTAGAGGGACTTCCATGGAACTTGATTGGTCGATTATAGTAGGATCTAGGCTAGCCAGATTGACCGaccaagttgagtggttgagattatTCCGCGAATGACCTGGGCAGTCACGTCCTCACTTAAATAGAATTTTAGGCAGCTTGTCTTCCCTACTTTGTCCAGTTACTAGGAGCGGAGCAGGTAGGCTATAAACGACCTGATTGGCTGAAAAGATAGAAGGGCGACAGGTAGTCACTGTGGAACCTGATTGGTCGGGCATGGTAGGAGATAGGCTAGTTAGATCGACCGACCAAGTTGAGTGGTCAAGATCATTCCGCGACTGATCTGGGCAGGCATGATCTCACCTAAATAGAATTTCAGGCAGCTCGGCTAACATATTTTGGCTGGTTATTGGAAGTGGATCAAGTAGGTTATAAGCGACATGATTGGTTGATTATGAAGAGGGATGACAAATAGCTACtatgagacctgattggtcgttcACAGGAGGCATACAGCCTGTCAATTTGGTTGGCCAAGTAGCATGGCCTGATCCATTCCGTGACTGACCTAGTCAGTTTCGGTTTAAACATAATTCATAATTTCGCCAATTACCTCCCTAATTAAAATTATGTACTAACATGAAAAGGGATAGCTTGATTCCTTGCTTGCCTAAgcttagtctcgaccaataggaatCAAGATATCATGCTTGTGCCAATTTTAgggccaaaataattaaattgtgtgtgttgacacaaaattaggtcaaataaGCGGATTTTGTATATTGACACAAAATTGAATAAATTAAACAAATTTTGTGTGTTTACACAAAATCGTTAATTTTCTACTTTCTGTGTCTAGCATGGCAGTTACCCTATCTTGCTAGCACATCTATGATGCTCATGACCAGGTTCTCTCATGCATAATTAAATCAGACACTTCAGTGGATCCATGTTACCCACCTAAGAATGAACATGGATGTCaggtcagtattaagagttcagctggggagcataatattaaataaatattGATTAGGCTCTGTACTAGTGAGCAATTCATCTAGGAGTTTGAGTTTTCACTATAGAACATTTGAGATTATTACAACATGCACCAATATTGTTATgataatcatatatatatattcaccGAATTACTCAGTGAAtacagttatatatatatatgtgtatattTTCTGAATTCAGCAGGGCGAAACTCATAATATGGCCGCATACATATAAGAAGAGAGGCATAGAAACTCCAAAGATTTGTATATATTCTTTAAATTCCTTACAGAATGTACACATGTCAATTTCCAGTATccctgatgtcgggtcaggtagactgtaacacccagtgtttttagcatggcgcatgctaaaagatgcgtcattgctcgagatgaagcttcatccaaagcttccgttgcATGTGAGATGCATTTGGACTAGGGCCAACATccggtgccaagtaaggcacatcgcgtatgcatattggctaaggccaatatggcattagttggaggctacattggccaagagtcaatcttgcatcaaatgatgcattaggccagttgggtagatggccttgaatacatacagccaacatggctggacatcgggtggaAAATGTACAGCCAACATGGATGGGCATAGGAGAAGCCTACGAGCCAAAGCTATAATACCTCCATCCTGGATGAACATCGAGTTGACATTTgaatggcctatgggccaaagtagGAAATACAACCATCACGACCCTTCATCGGGTTTGGCCCAGGAAGTGTTCAGCGATCCTGACCGGGCATAggaactggcatgtgagccagaactgaatgtacaaccatcttagccggttattcaggaaaatagatggcaacggccatgaatagtaaaagtggggagttgatgaacgatttttcctcccccaatttgagttctaaaaatgtcaaattaacatatatagggagtgatatttggttgaaggtgcatatgcgtaccatgtaccaagtaagcatCACAGCTTAGCCGGAACGCTATGAATGAAGCCCAAGGCTCATTCTAAGTTGCGTAACATATGTCATTCCACAGAGTCGATGTCATTCCTATGAATGGAGCATATGATGTTGAGGCATCACTATGTCATTACACGGACTCGATGTCATTCCTATGAATGGAGCATATGATGTTGAAGCATAACTATGTCATTCCACGGACTCgatgatgcatcacttggatgtatttgacGGAACGGACTATACGTACTAGGCCATTACCGCTATTGCTTTGCCACGGTATAGCAAACGAGTTGGGTTAAGTTTCTTTCCCTTCGAGGataaactacggtctgtgcttgattatTTTAGAGTAGGGAAagatacgtaggcagccgcaatgagttgcagcattgccggtccagcacgttggcacctcatatcatctaagctcgataACTCGATGAAAAGATGATTGCTGCCAGACTTGATGAGGaatgttgcatgccagcaagtggatgctcatgcTTTCCATCAAGCTACGAATAGGCGGTAAAGCGGAGTAAAAGAATGGCAATAGGCTTAGAGCGGCCTATGCCTAAGTCCACGGCTTATGCCTTAAGTCTGGATATGACTCGGGAGCTGACGGTTGCTCATCCaaataggaaattcagtgatgaattccctacgttgaggCACAGCCAGTGATGCGTGTAATACGCATTGGCCATAACCTCTATGGCTTGAACTCTTGGCGACGACCTTATGGCCTTATACCCTTATGCGGACAAGGGTgactttggaacggtgtggaagctaagttagctgcatcatgctcgtcgagcatgcctgcaagggcgaatggacgtgcattttcccagccttaaggcccggatcgtaacttcatcatggcgcaccgggggagttatggcctgcggggcaacgcgccaaaggcgtaattttccggtccgtcatagttggtatcagagcaagttccgagaaaactctagggacttgtgcggggTGGACTCATTggaaattattttccatcatggaaacttaaagttggagaataggccaacttttgcgcagaAAAACTTTGTAACTGCTCTGCCAGTTACTATGCAAATCGAATTGAGCTTGTACACGTGATGTGAGATTGCCTGGCCTAAgcggcaccccacttacgagtggatatccggaagaccgtctgggacggtgggtagacaatgggaatgatcatccccacacattggaaactggccaatggtgtgcgttgtcaggcccggctagcatcccacttacgagtggcaacctggatgaccttCAGGGACGGTGGGTAACTGGATACTGATCCACACAGTACtatgctaaaatcttgtcatttcaatgacatcaaccttgtgaactttagggactcctgagtgtgtagtatgggatgcatacttaggataccttgttgagatatcctcttggcactggccaattgagattcttggtattgttgtgggaacttttggacctgggcaggtggtatgggacatgtgctcagaaggtctaaattgttgttcatgacaacttgaagaaacccgtgatttctgagcatctggtatgggacttttgctcagcaaatccaaaccgaagagattgtccacaatagttttgttttgaatttctgggacgaaattctttaaaggggtgaagagtgtaacaccccgtgtttttagcatggcgcatgctaaaagatgccccattgctcgagatgaagcttcatccaaagcttccattgcatgtgagatgcatttggcACAGGGCAAATATCCGatgccaagtaaggcacatcgcgtatGCATGTTGTCTAAGGCCAATATGGCATTAGTTGGAGGCTACATTGGCCAAGAGACAAtcttgcatcaaatgatgcattagggcagttgggtagatggccttgaatatgtacagccaacatggctggacatcgggtggaaaatgtacaaccaacatggatggacatcgagtTGCCAgtggacatccaacatggctgggcaTAGGAGTGGCCTACGGGACAAAGCTATAATACAGCCATCCTGGCTGAACATCGAGTTGACATTTGAATGAACTATGTGCCAAAGTCGGAAATAcatccatcacggcccttcatcgGGTTTGGTCCAAGAAGTGTTCAACGATCCTGGCCGGGCATAGGAACTGGCAtatgagccagaactgaatgtacaaccatcttggctggttattcaggaaaatacatggcaacgaccatgaatagtaaaagtggggagttgatgaatgatttttcctcccccaatttgagttctaataatgtcaaattaacatatatagggagcgatagttggttgaaggtgcatatacggaccatgtaccaagtaagcttcacatCTTAGACGGAACGCTATGAATAAAGCCTAAGGCTCATTCTAATGCGTATTAGAGCGGCCTATGCCTAAGTCCACCGCTTATGCCTTAAGTCTGGATATGACTCGGGAGCTGACGGTTGCTCATCCAAAAAGGAAATTCAGTGATGGATTCCCTACATTGAGGCACAACCAGTGATGCGTGTAATACGCATTGGCCATAACCTCTATGGCTTGAACTCTTGGCAACGACCTTATGGCCTTATATCCTTCTGGGGACAAGGGTgactttggaacggtgtggaagataagttagttgcatcatgctcgtCGAGCATGCCTGCAAGGGCGAATAGACGTGCATTTTCCCAGCCtcaaggcccggatcgtagcttcatcttggcgcaccgggggagttacagCCTGCGGggtaacgcgccaaaggcgtaattttccggtccgtcacatagACAAACTTCTACAGTTTTTTCCCTAGGATAAAAAAccagcatcaacattaagtcccatgcttagcacgaAACACCGACATTGTTCCgtggtaagcattagatggtgacagacacaAATAAATATTTATGATAAGGTAGATAGATGTTACCAGGAAGATGGCAGTTGGCTTTAACTTCAAACAACGAACCAATACACCAATCGGAGGCAACCATCAATTATTCTCTTAGTTCGTTGACGTCGATTGAGCCATAAGTGGGGAAGAACGAGCATGGCCGCAAGGATATTGAGCTCGACCGGGCATCTCCAGGCCCACACGAGTGAACAAGGAAGGGAAGTCATTTTCcttcccggacttggattgtcAGGTATAAAAGGGATATTTGCTCCTCCTTGTTTATACCGATCAATAAGATCATCTTCACCATCACTGCCAGAGCACCAGCTGGTGGTTGAGGACAAGGTAAGTAAATCCCGTcccttttcttttattatttGGTTGTGAGTGTTATACCATCATTAACTCTTTAACTCCATTCACAAGTAGGAACATCCCCTCCATTGATACTGGTGGTGATAGCAGATGGGCATCCATTGGAGGTAAGCATCttgtcttcttctttctttttctcttttacgAGTGAAACCCTAGTTGGGTTTTGACTATAGGTGCAATATACAcgacaatcaattttatttttttatatcaaaaaCTGAGAAGATACTTCCATTATCAGTGGCATTAATACGAGCATTAGTGGCAGCACTACAGACATCAAAAGCAAGACGAGCTCGAGGCGTTCATtctcttcttcgtttttttttattattattacaagTGGAATGCAtgtgtgtttgtgggtgaaaactgcttctgtcgatttcggtaattttgtgtggatgagaaacgagtctaaactctaaacaatgcactgcacgggagtacttttgattcgagagatcaatctgtacaatcctggcctaaaccaagaaatggtcgttccaggcttgcttcggtcacaaagtgaaggagaagggttggtcttagggaggaaagtgttgagaccagaatcgttgattctgaaggtgtggttgtttacgacttgtatcaaaaagtagaactggctagcagaatgcaAAGATATcaagtgatttctggatactatgttgttgccgaccaaaaacctgttgtttggtggaaaataggtgaagcatatttatacaaatcatatttaaacgcaccctggtctcgtaggaagtgggaacgattgggtgatggaagagtggagtaacgtataaccgtcagaaacccatgcttccatgataaaggaagtggatccgtttacacccgttacttcttgccgccactaattgtcccgcttcatgacactttcttataacgtgcgtattgtacgctgcacgctgtaaaccgccagaccaataccctgataagtatcccccagtttgtgacatgttttatgtctcgagtgttttcgtggaaaacgtgtagcaggttgctatgtgcggAAAATCGaagtcaagagtcttgccgcaggaaaatagcatgtgatgctattaggcacgtcttggctggTTGATTAAAACTTTATACAGgtccgtcagttcggtggcgaacttggatggctgagattgcatctcatgaggaaaggtagccgttgattatggctaccttctgttggtgcATGGTAATGGCACAATGGaatttttggtgtatgccagtggcactgcggcatgaatGGTATagatcgtgcatgccagtggcacagtggtataagtggcgcctggcatagccatggctacgagatttaagcggctggtcgcctaaaacttgccacaagtctgtcagtttggtggcgaacttggatggctgagattgcatctcatgagaaaggatggccattgattatggacatatcttgttgtatagcaaagtggcgccattggcatagtggagtctggcgtagccatggcatagcggcatgccagtggcgtagccatgacagctgttttggcacattggtgttagacccaaatatggctctggaaacattggccctattgctaagttaaacttaaggccttaggagaatcaaTTAACCTTGTTGTCATGGCGACtttagctaaactagggtttggcgtatcgaaaccttaattagcacgtgcgctgcggcacggtggcgtggctgacatagctggcgcatgccagtgacacgatgatgcaagtagcgcctggcatagccatggccgctagattctGGCACATTGATGTTAGACCCGaaatgtggcgtggaaacattggccttgttgctacatcaatcccaatgctctggggaatgttacttagcttggttggcgtagcaactttgcctaaattagggtttggcatgctgaaaccctaattagtgtgtgggGAATGCGGACGCGGCATGACGACACTTTTTGTGCTAACGGTGCCATAGTCGTGCCAAAGGAGCTATAACAAGGCCATGGTGTGGAAATGGCCACATGAGTAAGGATttccgtgggtggctatgatatggcgccattcctagggcttcgtgggtcccacacggctcgtggcatgttgtagggtcgaagtggcataatttgtaccacgactggaaattagggctttgaTTAATGtggagtcgtgcttctgactagaaaaccctaatttaagcttatcatggcgttggccacgaacaggaggcAGGTTAGTGCgcagggcgctatttatggcatgttttggcatgctgccacaaagtggaatgttggcatgccgctcatctcattggcgcaacatgccacgtttggcatgttggcgcggtttttggaaagccaattggcttcgtgACCATCTGGCACAGTTTCCCCTTTTTAACACTGtggaaagtttagagcaacctgattggtcaaaaaaGAGGGCAAatcaagcatgggcgtggctacacttatgGTGTGAGTGTGgaggatttagagcgacctgattggtcgatgggaaatggggcttTCAAGTATGGgcacaaccacaacttatgtgcgtgtggcgagcttaaggcgacctgattggtcgagggaaatagggtcggtttaggatggggcgtggcccaTGGAAAATGGCACCGGCTggcttaaggcatggccacgcctcccgtTGCTGCTGCTTCTATCCtgtggctccttgttttctgattctaggCAAGATTTTgcgcctactaatccatggcggattaattatctagtttgcctaggcttaatttcgacaagcaaggtctgatacactgcgcaaggcgcaaaatccTAACTTTTTCAAATTATTCAGGGTATGTGCTGAcgcagagttctttaagttcattgccagagagcatcatgctttctgattgaataccttatgcaaagaccttatccttgatatttggaaattcgtgctactctgctgtgagtgaacacaaattgtcatgccatgcCAGCATTAAAGGTTCATCCGGGAAACATAGcacaaaaagcattcaaagaaacttatattaagtgaatataggcaagctgccaaaatttacagaatatctgggattgttgctacatgcaccattctgggtaaatttcatgagaaaatattgagtttctcaataagtgtgccagtgaagaggttgaacacttgtcacttttacatggctttgtctctttgcagagtgacggcctattaaatgcaggtttttacaattttatccctgaactaaaagccaccatcaacaacgTGCATTGCACGTCGGAAaacaacaatattttttttgtacGTATTTTACATTTTTGAACTCTAGACCCTCAAATTAACAAAGTAcaataaaaaaaggaaaaaatatttgGAGCTTAATTATTAAATATCACTCAGCAATATCATATGACCTGAGAACATCTCGGAATACAACATTTTTAGTACATGTTCCAGAGACATCCAGAAGAATTCCATTCTTAACTAACACTTTTGTTGTAGTTCTTGAAACTCCCTTAGACAAAGCAACATATAGTTGTCCGTGACTAAAAACTGGTTCTGGTAGATAAAGTCCTTTTGCCTTTTTTATTGTGAGGACAAAACCTACACGAACTGGAAATTGCTTGCGGACGAACTTGAATGGGAGTATCACCTCTTTGGGAGGTTCCATGAGTATCCGTGGAATCAAGACTCTGAGCCCCGAACAACTACCAGTAACGATCTCTGCATCAATGAAGTTTTTATAGAGACCTCTACATAGTAACCTCGTGTCGTTGCAAAGACCATAACTGGGATCAAGATTCCTCAAAAGAATTATCGGAACACCTATCTTGAGTATAAGTGTGTGAGGAGGCAATCCACCTGGAGCAATAGTGTTCAAAAAATCTTCGGTCCACAAATTGTTTGGGTCATCTTTAGCCATGTCAAAGGAATGGTAAACTACCTCATCTCCAGGAAAGATGCTAATAACTTTTTGATTGAGCTTTTCGACGATATCATTTATCGATGCCCACTGACTCATGTAGCTTTTATCATTTGCATTCTTTTCAAGCTCTGGAAACACCTCGTCAATTAATCTCTCAACTGATTGCTCACCTTCCCACTTCATTACAATATCATCAGGAAGCTTCACCATGTCATCCACGACAAATGGCTCAGTCCCATCTCCAATCCGTAGCAAGAATTCTGAGAAGCTAGGGTCTAACCTTGAACGCATGTTCTCTTTTAAACAAATCACCTTAACATCCTTCCAGAATTTTGCGTTTGTCAAGCATGCATTAATTGTCTGTGCTCGTGTCCCGTGCTCAATCACAGGCAATACTTAACGAAAATCCCAACCTTAAAGCAAAATCTTCCCTCCAAATGGCAATTCAACTTTGGTCAAATCTCTTAACGTTCTGTCCAGTGCTTCAAATGCATATCGGTTTGCCATCGTTGCTTCGTCCCAAATAATCAAATCGGCTTTTCGATTGAAATCTGCCAAAGGATCTTCTGCAACTATGTTGCATGTAGAAGTTGAGGTTGCTGATACAGGTATCTTAAATCTAGAACGGGCGGTCCTCCCACCTGGCATCATGGTTGCAACAATCCCTGATGTCGAAGTTGCAATTGCAATACGTCTTTCACTACGTAACTTAGCCAATATCGCCCTATAGAGAAATGTTTCCCCTGAACCACCCGGACCATCAATGAAGAATACAGATTTGTCGCCCCTTCTAACAGAATTCACTACCCTGCATAGAAATTATAGCAATTATACAAATCAGTCCAACGGATGCATTTTCCTAGAAAGCATAACACCATAGTGAAAAAGTCAAGAACTGCAATAAAAAGTACCCATTCTTAAATTAGATTAGACATTCTCGCACAATAATTTTTTGTATGAACTGTGCAAGAGTGTAAATTTTGAAATATAATTTCTAGCAAGCAAATAAACAAAAACAGATTTAAGATCTTCCAGTTTAAATACTAAGAACATGGAGTAACATCAACTTGGTATTTTCGAAACGTACGTCACACCCAGTTTTTGTCTATGTAAATGAGTTTcattcaaaagaaaaacaaacttccTAGTTACTCTATGCAACATCGAGACTTCAGAGAGTTGGTAACGGTTCGCAACATGGGAGCGCTTAGGTCTTCAATATCCAGTAGTCATAACTTCTAATTCAAGTCTAGTAAATTATACTTTCTCTCGTCACCATGTTGAAATCAGGCAGGAAAAGTCATCAGCAAGTAATAACCATTTCAAATATTAAATAAATCAGTCTTTTAAGGCAGTCACTGGGATAGAATGTCAAAACTTAGCTTAGTTGCGAAAATCCAAGTCCCCTCAACTACCCAAACATACCATCCTGCAATGACTTGTTGTGTTAGCGCAAGAGTGTAAAAAGATGCACTTCTGACACTTAAATTCACTAATGGAGGATGTTGTTACAACTTAAAATAATACTAAGAGTTTGAGTTGGTAAGCTCTTCAATTTCCACAACCTAGGATGACATATCAGCAAAACCTTAAAGGATGACACATGCTAAAATTCTAAATGAAAAAACAGGAAGAACAGTCGGAGATCTTTATACCAAGTAAACAACAAAACTAATATCATGTTTCAAGGTGCCAAGTTCCTGTATTTGGGTCAGATTTTTACCTAAGGTCAGATTTTATGATAAGCAGAATACAATCCCAAAATGGATGATTGGTGGCAAGTCTAATTCAATAAAAGTAAAACAAAAGTATTAATTAGTGGGTGCAGTTCCATAGGGTCTATAATCTACAGACTTACCTGTCGTATGCATGTTTCTGGTCCGCGTTTAGCATATC harbors:
- the LOC113333207 gene encoding uncharacterized protein LOC113333207, coding for MRSRLDPSFSEFLLRIGDGTEPFVVDDMVKLPDDIVMKWEGEQSVERLIDEVFPELEKNANDKSYMSQWASINDIVEKLNQKVISIFPGDEVVYHSFDMAKDDPNNLWTEDFLNTIAPGGLPPHTLILKIGVPIILLRNLDPSYGLCNDTRLLCRGLYKNFIDAEIVTGSCSGLRVLIPRILMEPPKEVILPFKFVRKQFPVRVGFVLTIKKAKGLYLPEPVFSHGQLYVALSKGVSRTTTKVLVKNGILLDVSGTCTKNVVFRDVLRSYDIAE
- the LOC113333208 gene encoding uncharacterized protein LOC113333208; the protein is MTTDKLPPMTEDTGTSGVNELVSEEFRVPVSPEDLSSIDMLNADQKHAYDRVVNSVRRGDKSVFFIDGPGGSGETFLYRAILAKLRSERRIAIATSTSGIVATMMPGGRTARSRFKIPVSATSTSTCNIVAEDPLADFNRKADLIIWDEATMANRYAFEALDRTLRDLTKVELPFGGKILL